The Hymenobacter sp. DG01 sequence GGCCTTCGAGGCACTCGCGCAGCATCACGGGGCGGTGGTAGGCGGTATCGTTTTCGTAATCGTTCAAGGCGTTGCTCATGCGGCCAGGGGGCCGCCAGGGCCGGTTTCGGTGGTCAAAAATTTCTGGGCCAGCTTCGAGAAGCTCTGCTGGTCTTTGATGAGGAAGTCATTGTAGCGCTCCGGGTCCCAAATTTCGCAGCGGTTTCCCAGCCCCACAATAATGGCTTCCTTCTCGATGCCGGCGTAGCGCAGCATGGTGCGGGGCAGCATAAACCGCCCGATGGTGTCCAGCTCTACCTCCGTCATGCCCCGAAAGAAGTTACGCTGAAACTGCCGGTACTCCTCATTAAACTCGTCCAGCGCCATCACCTTCTCATGAATCACGCGCCACGCGGCCCGGGGGTAGAGCACCAGGCAGGGCTCAAACCCGCGCACCAGCACCAGCTGATTGCCGGAGGCTTCGGGCAGGTTGGCCTTCACCTTCGCCGGCAGCACCAGCCGACCTTTGGGGTCGAGCTTGCACTCGTATTCGCCGGAGAGCAGCTGGGTTATCATGTGTGGGAAGATTGGGCATGGGAACGGGGTATAGCAAAAGTACGGAACCCGCCGGAAAAGGCCACCACGATTTACCATTTTCTACCACTTACAAAACAGGCCTTTTTGGGCCGATCAGAAGCCTTTTTGGAAAATTGAGGGGGTAGAAGAAACTAGGCTTGCCAGAATGTCAGTCGCCACCAAGTAGCTTAATGGTCAGGCT is a genomic window containing:
- the mraZ gene encoding division/cell wall cluster transcriptional repressor MraZ, whose translation is MITQLLSGEYECKLDPKGRLVLPAKVKANLPEASGNQLVLVRGFEPCLVLYPRAAWRVIHEKVMALDEFNEEYRQFQRNFFRGMTEVELDTIGRFMLPRTMLRYAGIEKEAIIVGLGNRCEIWDPERYNDFLIKDQQSFSKLAQKFLTTETGPGGPLAA